The Mangifera indica cultivar Alphonso unplaced genomic scaffold, CATAS_Mindica_2.1 Un_0052, whole genome shotgun sequence genome includes a window with the following:
- the LOC123206879 gene encoding F-box/LRR-repeat protein At4g29420-like, whose translation MAEYLPDPLILDILSRLTDSSDIARCQVASKTLNSIAQNVQHINLVCTLSRYLKSRSPEGRHRVTPFKTIFSKLVQKSRRLESISIGVDKALAGIAFDDFEDESDDLFLTDIEFVKDWLPRVCEDLRFLSISDFWVQSCWRKTEVLALISSCCHKLLELEVRNAWLSVDGVNPMLRLTSLTLEFIRLEDEDLNKVNECFPCLQDLNLVGVGGLKDPKIHMLHLKTCLWTVSNAPLSLSIVAPNLIELKLKCIKPKLLVLETPLLSDFYLSLEKASNVRVKEFQNLQNLQLESSSFCYIIDAFPLGNTIKKLKVDLLKSTEPETIRKFDLGALFNVFPNVKSLTLGPRAWSQVETCFCKEGLENQTGMKELTEIMAHLVIDDIDVTLSIIFCILDKCTNLSSVALLIYREVDSSIANKLISRCTVDHPKIRWRWGMWKEGTEDTWLSDDI comes from the exons ATGGCGGAGTATCTTCCAGATCCTTTGATTCTCGATATCCTGAGTCGACTCACCGATTCCTCCGACATAGCTCGGTGTCAAGTCGCCTCCAAAACCTTAAACTCTATCGCCCAAAATGTTCAACACATTAATCTGGTATGTACGTTGTCTCGCTACCTAAAATCTCGGTCACCGGAGGGCAGACACCGAGTCACACCGTTCAAGACGATCTTTAGCAAACTCGTCCAGAAGTCGCGGCGGCTCGAGTCCATATCCATCGGCGTGGACAAGGCGTTGGCGGGAATCGCGTTCGACGACTTTGAGGACGAGTCTGATGATCTTTTCTTGACCGATATCGAATTTGTGAAGGATTGGTTGCCTAGGGTTTGTGAAGACTTGAGGTTTTTGTCTATTTCTGACTTTTGGGTTCAATCTTGTTGGAGAAAGACGGAGGTTTTGGCTTTGATTTCTTCCTGCT GCCATAAGCTTCTTGAACTTGAGGTGAGAAATGCTTGGCTCTCAGTGGATGGCGTAAATCCAATGCTCAGGCTAACTAGTTTAACATTGGAATTTATAAGACTTGAAGATGAGGACCTAAACAAGGTTAATGAATGTTTCCCTTGTCTACAAGATCTCAATTTGGTTGGAGTTGGAGGACTTAAAGACCCAAAGATTCATATGTTGCACCTTAAAACATGTCTATGGACGGTATCAAATGCCCCCCTTTCTCTGTCTATAGTTGCACCCAACCTAATTGAACTGAAACTTAAATGTATAAAACCAAAACTCCTTGTTCTTGAAACTCCTTTGTTGTCTGATTTCTATCTATCACTTGAAAAAGCGAGTAATGTTAGAGTTAAAGAGTTTCAGAATTTGCAGAACCTTCAGCTGGAATCTTCGAGCTTCTGTTACATCATCGATGCATTTCCTTTGGGTAATACAATTAAgaagttaaaggtggacttgttGAAATCGACTGAGCCTGAGACAATCAGAAAGTTTGACCTGGGGGCATTGTTCAATGTCTTTCCAAATGTGAAATCTCTTACTTTGGGCCCTAGGGCTTGGTCACAAGTGGAGACCTGCTTTTGCAAAGAAGGTTTAGAAAATCAGACTGGAATGAAGGAGCTGACAGAAATTATGGCACACTTGGTTATAGATGATATTGATGTAACATTGTCTATCATATTCTGCATTTTGGATAAATGCACCAATTTGTCTTCCGTGGCTTTGTTAATCTACCGGGAAGTAGATTCCAGCATCGCTAATAAGCTCATATCTAGATGTACAGTTGATCATCCAAAAATTAGATGGAGATGGGGCATGTGGAAGGAAGGAACAGAAGACACCTGGCTTTCTGATGACATCTGA
- the LOC123206878 gene encoding asparagine--tRNA ligase, cytoplasmic 1-like yields MATTLDGAKIVSTVEKHPFSDRVVISSIVGRPDGGACLAGQRVRVGGWVKTGREQGKGLFAFVEVSDGSCSANLQVIVDAAVADLGQLVPTGTSVSVEGLLQIPPEGTKQKIELRVEKVLDVGTVDPAKYPIPKTKLTLEFLRDRIHFRPRTNVIAAVARIRNALAYATHTFFHDHGFLYIHTPIITTSDCEGAGEMFQVTTLISEAEKIEKELIKNPPPSEADVEAAKAVVKEKGEAVTILKFDKANKEAITTSVGELTKAKENLAKLEERSKLKPEIPQKDGKIDYAQDFFARQAFLTVSGQLQVETYACAVSNVYTFGPTFRAEHSHTSRHLAEFWMVEPEIAFADIKDDMNCAEAYVKFMCQWLLDKCLDDMEFMAKNYDKSCIDRLRMACSTPFQRISYTEAVELLEEAVKEGKNFENKVEWGIDLASEHERFLTEVKFQKPVIVYNYPKGIKAFYMRVNDDLKTVAAMDVLVPKVGELIGGSQREERYDIIRSRIEGMGLPLEPYEWYLDLRRFGTVKHSGFGLGFERMILFATGMDNIRDVIPFPRYPGRADL; encoded by the exons ATGG CGACAACTTTGGACGGTGCCAAAATAGTCTCCACGGTTGAAAAACACCCTTTCTCTGACCGAGTAGTGATCTCTTCCATCGTCGGCCGACCCGACGGAGGCGCTTGCCTGGCGGGGCAGCGAGTGCGGGTCGGAGGTTGGGTGAAAACTGGCCGGGAACAGGGCAAAGGCTTGTTCGCTTTCGTGGAGGTGAGTGACGGCTCCTGTTCGGCTAACTTACAAGTTATTGTGGACGCCGCTGTAGCCGATCTAGGCCAGCTAGTGCCAACTGGCACATCCGTGTCCGTTGAGGGGCTGCTTCAAATTCCACCTGAAGGGACTAAGCAGAAGATTGAGCTTCGAGTTGAGAAAGTCCTTGATGTGGGAACAGTTGACCCAGCTAAGTATCCAATTCCCAAAACTAAACTGACGCTGGAGTTTTTGAGGGATAGAATCCATTTTCGTCCCAGGACAAACGTG ATAGCTGCAGTTGCGAGAATCCGAAATGCACTTGCTTATGCAACTCATACGTTCTTTCACGATCATGGGTTTCTTTATATACATACTCCAATTATCACCACCAGTGATTGTGAGGGAGCTGGTGAAATGTTTCAAGTTACAACTTTGATCAGCGAAGCTGAGAAAATAGAGAAGGAGCTCATCAAGAATCCTCCTCCCTCAGAAGCTGATGTTGAGGCTGCCAAGGCGGTTGTCAAGGAGAAAGGAGAGGCTGTTACAATATTAAAATTCGATAAAGCCAACAAGGAGGCAATAACCACTTCTGTTGGTGAGCTTACAAAAGCAAAGGAGAATCTTGCCAAGTTGGAGGAAAGATCAAAGCTTAAGCCGGAAATTCCTCAAAAGGATGGAAAGATTGATTATGCACAAGATTTTTTTGCCCGTCAAGCATTTTTGACCGTTTCTGGTCAACTCCAAGTCGAAACTTATGCATGTGCTGTTAGCAATGTCTATACGTTTGGACCAACTTTTCGGGCTGAACACTCCCATACCTCCAGGCATTTGGCAGAATTCTGGATGGTGGAACCTGAAATAGCATTTGCAGATATTAAG GATGATATGAACTGTGCAGAGGCATATGTGAAATTCATGTGTCAGTGGTTACTTGACAAATGCCTTGATGATATGGAATTTATGgctaaaaattatgataaaagttGCATTGACCGTCTAAGAATGGCTTGTTCAACTCCCTTTCAACGCATATCATACACAGAAGCGGTGGAACTACTAGAAGAAGCTGTGAAAGAGGggaaaaattttgagaataaggTGGAGTGGGGAATTGATTTAGCATCTGAGCACGAAAG ATTCTTAACAGAGGTCAAGTTTCAGAAGCCTGTTATAGTGTATAACTACCCAAAAGGAATCAAAGCATTTTACATGAGGGTGAATGATGACTTGAAGACTGTGGCTGCTATGGATGTTCTTGTACCAAAG GTGGGAGAGTTGATTGGGGGAAGCCAAAGGGAAGAGCGTTATGATATTATTAGGAGCAG AATAGAGGGGATGGGTCTGCCTCTTGAGCCATACGAGTGGTACCTTGACCTGCGACGCTTTGGCACAGTGAAACACAGTGGATTCGGTTTAGGCTTTGAACGAATGATTCTCTTTGCCACGGGAATGGACAACATTAGAGATGTCATTCCCTTCCCCAGATATCCTGGAAGAGCAGATCTCTAA
- the LOC123206880 gene encoding 60S ribosomal protein L31, whose translation MVEKVKGRKEEVVTREYTINLHKRLHGCTFKKKAPKAIKEIRKFAEKAMGTKDVRVDVKLNKHIWSRGIRSVPRRIRVRIARKRNDDEDAKEELYSLVTVAEIPAEGLKGLGTKVIEDDE comes from the exons ATGGTGGAGAAGGTCAAGGGAAGAAAAGAGGAGGTGGTGACCAGAGAGTACACCATCAATCTTCACAAGCGCTTACATGGCTG CACATTTAAGAAGAAGGCACCAAAGGCCATTAAGGAGATCAGGAAATTTGCAGAGAAAGCCATGGGGACCAAGGATGTGAGGGTTGATGTGAAACTAAACAAGCATATCTGGAGCAGGGGCATCCGAAGTGTCCCAAGGAGGATTAGGGTTCGCATTGCTCGCAAGAGgaatgatgatgaagatgccAAGGAAGAGCTTTATTCTCTTGTGACTGTTGCAGAGATCCCAGCAGAAGGATTGAAGGGCCTTGGCACCAAGGTCATTGAAGATGATGAATGA